The following are encoded together in the Sulfurirhabdus autotrophica genome:
- a CDS encoding DUF4255 domain-containing protein gives MSNTLAIAATTSTLRNLLLAKIPSLDSDLSDLEVTIQPLDQARKGITKAQLNLFLYQTVVNGAWRNLDMPRQVRPGETSFPPLALNLHYLITAYGRGEADSDATCHRVLGGAMSVLHDHPVLGRGEISLSLANNDLADQFERLRITPLSMGVEEISRLWTVFQTQYRVSAAYEVTVVLIDSRTPVKAAPPVLTRGEKDRGVVAITGAAPVLTEIRPPLSQPAARQGEDIVILGEQLILDNAIVRFFSTRLSQPIKLVPQVGGATNEIIVHLPNQVEDVNALSQWVPGFYTCDLSIKHPDVPMLVSNTIAFALSPRITVTPNSAAVGTVNLTLTSEPRIAPTQRVLLIFGDQQIEPASINTPADITQPTTLTFAVLGVLAGTYLVRLRVDGVDSIPVIYSGTPPMPAFDPAQRVIVT, from the coding sequence ATGAGCAATACGCTGGCCATCGCTGCGACGACATCTACGCTGAGAAATCTATTGCTCGCGAAGATTCCGTCTCTGGATTCGGATTTATCGGATCTGGAGGTGACGATCCAGCCACTGGATCAGGCGCGCAAGGGCATTACCAAAGCTCAGCTGAATTTATTTCTATACCAGACAGTGGTAAATGGTGCCTGGCGTAACCTTGATATGCCGCGCCAGGTACGCCCCGGCGAGACCTCATTCCCGCCGCTGGCACTGAATCTGCATTATCTTATTACTGCCTATGGCCGCGGCGAAGCTGATAGCGATGCCACATGCCACCGAGTGCTGGGCGGCGCAATGAGCGTACTGCACGATCACCCGGTTTTGGGGCGGGGCGAAATCTCGCTTTCGTTGGCCAACAACGACTTGGCGGATCAATTTGAACGTCTGCGTATCACGCCCCTCAGTATGGGTGTTGAAGAAATTTCAAGGCTTTGGACAGTGTTTCAGACCCAGTATCGCGTATCCGCCGCATACGAGGTGACTGTTGTGCTGATTGACAGTCGCACGCCAGTCAAGGCCGCGCCGCCGGTGCTGACGCGCGGTGAAAAAGACCGTGGTGTTGTGGCTATTACCGGGGCGGCACCGGTCCTCACCGAGATTCGTCCGCCACTGTCACAACCTGCAGCTCGTCAGGGTGAGGATATTGTTATCCTTGGCGAGCAATTGATTTTGGACAATGCGATTGTCCGCTTCTTCAGTACCCGTCTTTCGCAGCCTATCAAGCTTGTGCCTCAGGTGGGAGGGGCAACCAACGAAATCATAGTGCATCTGCCGAACCAGGTGGAGGACGTGAATGCTCTTTCCCAATGGGTACCGGGTTTTTATACTTGTGATCTGAGCATAAAACATCCCGATGTGCCAATGCTGGTCAGTAATACTATAGCCTTTGCACTATCGCCCCGGATTACCGTGACGCCAAATAGCGCGGCGGTGGGGACAGTCAATCTAACGCTCACGTCTGAGCCACGTATTGCCCCAACGCAACGGGTGCTGCTCATCTTCGGTGATCAGCAGATCGAACCCGCCAGCATCAATACGCCAGCAGATATTACGCAGCCGACTACGCTCACATTTGCTGTGCTTGGAGTTTTGGCCGGTACGTATCTGGTGCGCCTGCGGGTCGATGGCGTGGACAGTATTCCTGTGATCTATAGCGGGACGCCGCCGATGCCAGCGTTTGATCCTGCACAGCGAGTGATCGTGACATGA
- a CDS encoding T4 family baseplate hub assembly chaperone produces the protein MLIPSAAQLLDMWEGAIAASHTRRALDILSVAYPELTVDALARMPLGQRDAKLMRLRECLFGSSLTVVAACPHCSTQLESTMLVSDIRVDNYHPSNGAQEIDSDGYRIVFRLPASNDLLLFSPDMDSSRARDVLLARCILDVRNTDGEQVCYASLPEHVVSAVAEQMALADPQADLELAFECPACGHSWEAMFDIARFLWREIHAWAMRTLREVHSLARAYGWSESDVLMMSPTRRQMYLELCRQ, from the coding sequence ATGCTAATTCCCTCTGCGGCTCAACTTCTGGATATGTGGGAAGGAGCTATTGCGGCCTCGCATACGCGTCGTGCACTGGATATTCTGTCGGTAGCCTATCCTGAACTGACTGTTGATGCGCTTGCGAGAATGCCATTAGGGCAACGTGATGCAAAGCTGATGCGGTTGCGTGAGTGTTTGTTTGGATCCAGCCTGACAGTGGTTGCGGCATGCCCGCATTGCAGTACGCAACTAGAATCGACCATGCTTGTGAGTGATATTCGTGTCGACAATTATCACCCATCGAATGGAGCTCAGGAGATTGACTCCGATGGCTATCGGATCGTATTTCGTTTGCCTGCAAGCAACGATCTATTGTTGTTTTCCCCTGACATGGATTCTTCGCGAGCACGCGATGTGCTGTTAGCCCGTTGCATACTGGATGTACGTAATACCGATGGCGAGCAGGTTTGTTATGCTTCACTTCCTGAACATGTTGTCAGTGCTGTTGCCGAACAGATGGCCCTTGCCGATCCTCAAGCTGATCTGGAGCTTGCGTTTGAGTGTCCCGCTTGTGGTCACAGTTGGGAGGCCATGTTCGACATTGCTCGCTTTCTTTGGAGGGAAATCCATGCCTGGGCCATGCGAACGCTGCGCGAAGTCCATTCGTTAGCGCGGGCATACGGTTGGAGCGAATCTGACGTGTTGATGATGAGTCCAACACGGCGGCAGATGTATCTGGAGCTATGCAGGCAATGA
- a CDS encoding phage tail protein, whose amino-acid sequence MAQFSVNAQRFDPYKNFKFRVKWDGRFVAGVSKITGLKRTTEVVKHREGGDPSSSRKSPGRTEFEAVTIERGVTHDTEFEKWANKVWNFGSGLGAEVSLKDFRKDIIIEAYNEAGQLVLAYKLYRCWVSEYQAIPDLDANANAVAIQHIKLENEGWERDYEVAEPSEPQFTEPAN is encoded by the coding sequence ATGGCTCAGTTTAGCGTTAACGCACAGCGTTTCGACCCTTACAAGAATTTCAAGTTTCGGGTGAAGTGGGATGGCCGTTTTGTTGCGGGTGTGAGCAAGATCACAGGCTTGAAACGTACCACAGAGGTTGTCAAACATCGGGAGGGCGGTGATCCGTCCAGCAGTCGCAAGTCGCCAGGGCGTACCGAGTTTGAGGCTGTCACTATAGAACGAGGCGTCACTCACGATACCGAATTCGAAAAATGGGCCAACAAAGTATGGAACTTCGGCTCAGGCCTGGGCGCGGAGGTTTCGCTCAAGGACTTTCGTAAGGATATTATTATTGAAGCCTACAACGAAGCTGGTCAGCTTGTGCTGGCGTATAAGCTATACCGATGCTGGGTGTCGGAGTATCAGGCAATACCTGATCTTGATGCCAATGCCAATGCTGTAGCGATTCAGCACATCAAGCTGGAAAATGAAGGTTGGGAACGCGACTACGAAGTTGCCGAACCAAGCGAGCCCCAGTTCACTGAACCAGCGAATTGA
- a CDS encoding phage tail sheath family protein, translating into MPVAVSYPGVYIEELPSGVRTITGVATSIAAFVGWAPKGPIDRAELVLSWSDFERKFGGLNPYSLLGYSVSQFFSNGGQRAYIVRLVATGSETASENALAAAVTLDGKLTVTAKNPGEWANDYAIVTKKRPVPDDARFQLKVVNVKQNTKGISVEVFENLSMNAADPRYVVNVLKSESSLVDSEIVGAATVPPADTVLDVSGNVPLAAYLTGGGNGNVLNPDESAFETAMIPVSGVGGVYFLDRIDLFNLLCVPGETKASILSILQKFCRDRRSFLIADSASSASLTTLQNGPDTSLTGNDAINAAFYFPWVLAPDPLQENRLREFPPCGFVAGLYARTDSSRGVWKAPAGTEASLTGVAGVKSILTNDENGVLNPKAVNCIRNFPVYGTIIWGARTLQGNDERGSEWKYVPVRRTALFLEESLFRALKWVVFEPNDEPLWAQIRLNVGAFMHNLFRQGAFQGKTPQEAYFVKCDKETTTQNDIDLGIVNIVVGFAPLKPAEFVIIKLQQIAGQLQT; encoded by the coding sequence ATGCCAGTTGCGGTGAGTTATCCAGGTGTATATATCGAGGAGCTTCCCAGCGGCGTGCGCACCATTACGGGTGTTGCCACGTCTATTGCTGCATTTGTTGGGTGGGCACCGAAAGGACCAATAGACCGTGCGGAACTCGTGCTGAGTTGGTCGGATTTTGAAAGGAAGTTTGGTGGGCTGAATCCGTATAGCCTGTTAGGATATTCGGTCTCCCAGTTTTTTTCCAATGGTGGCCAGCGGGCGTATATCGTCAGGCTTGTGGCAACTGGCTCTGAAACTGCCTCTGAAAATGCCTTGGCAGCGGCGGTCACACTTGATGGCAAGTTGACAGTGACAGCGAAAAATCCTGGCGAATGGGCAAACGATTACGCTATTGTCACAAAAAAACGCCCCGTTCCGGATGATGCACGCTTCCAGCTGAAGGTGGTGAATGTAAAACAAAATACGAAAGGCATTTCCGTCGAGGTGTTCGAGAACCTTTCGATGAATGCCGCCGATCCTCGTTATGTTGTCAACGTACTGAAGAGCGAATCTTCATTGGTGGATTCTGAGATTGTCGGAGCAGCGACTGTTCCGCCTGCAGATACGGTTTTAGATGTAAGCGGCAATGTGCCTCTGGCGGCTTATTTGACTGGCGGTGGGAACGGTAATGTATTGAATCCCGATGAAAGCGCTTTTGAAACAGCTATGATTCCGGTCAGCGGTGTAGGCGGTGTGTATTTCCTTGACCGCATCGATCTCTTCAACCTGTTGTGCGTTCCGGGTGAGACGAAAGCGTCCATTCTTTCTATTTTGCAAAAATTCTGCCGCGACAGGCGTTCCTTTCTGATTGCTGACAGTGCTTCAAGTGCATCTCTCACCACCCTGCAAAACGGTCCAGATACGAGCTTGACAGGGAACGATGCCATCAATGCAGCTTTTTATTTCCCTTGGGTATTGGCACCAGACCCGCTTCAGGAAAATAGATTGCGTGAATTTCCCCCTTGCGGGTTTGTCGCGGGACTTTATGCGCGCACGGATTCCAGTCGCGGCGTTTGGAAAGCACCTGCCGGCACAGAGGCTAGTCTAACCGGTGTGGCAGGCGTTAAATCTATACTCACCAACGATGAAAATGGGGTTTTGAATCCAAAAGCCGTCAATTGCATACGCAATTTTCCTGTGTATGGCACGATCATTTGGGGTGCGCGCACATTGCAAGGTAACGACGAGCGTGGGTCGGAATGGAAATATGTTCCGGTTCGGCGTACGGCACTGTTTCTTGAGGAAAGCCTGTTTCGGGCACTTAAGTGGGTGGTTTTCGAGCCAAATGATGAGCCTCTCTGGGCGCAGATTCGTTTGAATGTTGGCGCTTTCATGCACAACTTGTTCAGGCAGGGGGCATTTCAGGGCAAGACACCACAGGAAGCCTATTTCGTGAAGTGCGACAAAGAGACGACAACGCAGAATGACATCGATCTGGGTATCGTCAATATTGTTGTGGGTTTCGCCCCGCTCAAACCTGCGGAATTCGTGATTATCAAGCTCCAGCAAATTGCTGGACAATTGCAGACTTAA
- the dbpA gene encoding ATP-dependent RNA helicase DbpA, translating into MTTNIQPSSLPAANATGRPFSELPLSPAMLATLQQLEYLTMTPIQAASLPIALAGHDLIAQAKTGSGKTAAFALPLLTKLNPRHFAVQAMVLCPTRELADQVTQEIRRLARFEDNIKVITLCGGSTMRPQRASLEHGAHVVVGTPGRIMDHLERGSLSLDALNTLVLDEADRMLDMGFYDDIVYVAKQCPKNRQTLLFSATYPESISKLSRQFLRNPQEVKLLEQHEESKIRQRFYEVNPEERLQAVGTLLKHYHPVSTLAFCNTKQQCRELLDVLIAQGFHALTLNGDMEQRERDQVLIQFANRSCSVLVATDVAARGLDIAQLEAVINVDVTPDPEIHIHRIGRTGRADEDGWALSLCSPSEMRRVEGIAQMMGSEPEWHELASLQSKKSSPLVPPMVTLQILGGRKEKIRPGDVLGALTGEAGFTREQVGKITVTDQSTYVAVARNIAREAVRKLSAGKVKGKSVKVRSLED; encoded by the coding sequence ATGACTACAAATATCCAACCCTCTTCTTTGCCTGCAGCAAACGCTACCGGGCGCCCTTTCAGCGAACTGCCGCTTTCACCCGCCATGCTGGCCACTTTACAGCAGCTTGAATATCTGACGATGACACCTATTCAGGCAGCCAGTTTGCCGATTGCACTCGCTGGCCATGACCTCATCGCGCAAGCGAAAACCGGTAGCGGCAAGACAGCTGCATTTGCGCTACCTTTGCTGACCAAATTAAACCCGCGCCACTTTGCTGTGCAAGCGATGGTGTTGTGCCCAACCCGTGAATTGGCTGACCAGGTAACGCAGGAAATTCGGCGTCTGGCGCGATTTGAAGATAATATCAAAGTGATTACACTGTGTGGCGGCTCTACCATGCGACCTCAACGTGCAAGCCTGGAACACGGTGCCCACGTTGTCGTTGGTACCCCTGGCCGTATCATGGACCATCTGGAACGCGGCAGCCTTAGCCTCGATGCGCTCAATACTTTAGTACTCGACGAAGCAGATCGTATGCTGGACATGGGTTTTTACGACGATATCGTTTACGTAGCGAAACAATGCCCGAAAAATCGTCAGACTTTGCTGTTTTCAGCTACCTACCCCGAAAGCATTTCTAAACTGTCGCGCCAGTTCTTGCGCAATCCGCAAGAAGTGAAATTGTTGGAACAGCACGAGGAAAGCAAGATACGTCAGCGATTCTACGAGGTGAATCCTGAAGAGCGTTTGCAGGCCGTCGGCACCTTGCTCAAACACTATCACCCTGTGAGCACATTGGCCTTCTGCAACACCAAACAACAATGCCGCGAACTGCTGGATGTGCTGATTGCACAGGGATTTCATGCGCTGACTTTAAATGGTGACATGGAACAACGTGAACGCGATCAGGTGCTGATTCAGTTCGCCAATCGGAGCTGCTCGGTATTGGTGGCAACCGATGTAGCCGCTCGTGGTCTGGATATCGCACAACTAGAAGCGGTGATCAATGTGGATGTTACGCCCGATCCCGAAATACATATCCATCGCATAGGACGTACCGGCCGGGCGGATGAAGATGGCTGGGCCCTTAGTCTTTGCAGCCCGTCCGAAATGCGTCGTGTAGAAGGCATTGCGCAGATGATGGGCAGTGAACCAGAGTGGCATGAGCTTGCATCATTGCAAAGCAAAAAAAGTTCTCCACTGGTTCCACCGATGGTAACCCTCCAGATTCTTGGTGGCCGCAAGGAAAAAATCCGTCCCGGTGACGTATTGGGCGCACTTACCGGTGAGGCAGGGTTTACGCGTGAGCAAGTCGGAAAGATTACCGTGACAGATCAATCTACTTATGTAGCTGTAGCGCGCAATATTGCACGGGAAGCGGTTCGTAAATTATCTGCTGGTAAAGTGAAAGGGAAATCGGTAAAGGTGCGCTCACTGGAAGATTAA
- the merA gene encoding mercury(II) reductase gives MSITELNCCESAKAGLKIAIIGTGSAAFAAAIRAADEGAVVTLIEKGKVGGTCVNVGCVPSKIFIRAAHIAHLQSWHPFAGMKQYSDGVDRAAMVAQQQARVDALRYAKYESILASNENITLVRGIARFKDAHTLVVEQSNGENISIQADRILVATGRNPMIPDVPGLKETPFWTSTEALESESLPAHLIIYGASVVALELAQAFLRLGSNVTLIARSTLLSSEDPAIGTALQAILVAEGMRILLHTEMKSVIHDGKVFHVDLGDEQISSDRLLIAAGRVPNTDSLDLNLVGIATDAKGAIEINDYMRTSVANVYAAGDCTNKPQFVYVAAAAGTRAAINMTGGDAALDLSVMPTVVFTDPQVASVGLNEAAALAQGIETDSRTLKMENVPRALANFDTRGLIKLVVEAKSGKLIGAQVLAAEGGEIIQTAALAIRNQMTYQQLADQLFPYLTMVEGLKLCAQTFTKDVTQLSCCAG, from the coding sequence ATGAGCATCACTGAACTGAACTGTTGCGAGTCAGCTAAAGCTGGACTGAAAATTGCAATAATTGGTACAGGTTCAGCTGCCTTTGCCGCAGCCATACGTGCGGCCGATGAAGGCGCGGTTGTGACTTTAATTGAAAAGGGGAAGGTCGGAGGGACTTGCGTCAATGTAGGGTGCGTACCTTCAAAAATTTTCATTCGGGCTGCGCATATTGCGCATTTGCAATCATGGCACCCCTTTGCTGGTATGAAGCAATATAGTGATGGTGTTGATCGCGCTGCGATGGTGGCACAACAGCAGGCAAGGGTGGATGCGTTGCGATATGCCAAGTATGAAAGCATTCTGGCATCGAATGAGAATATTACGCTGGTGCGTGGTATTGCACGCTTTAAGGATGCGCATACTCTGGTGGTAGAACAATCTAACGGAGAAAACATCAGTATTCAAGCTGATCGTATATTGGTCGCAACTGGCCGTAACCCCATGATTCCTGATGTTCCTGGGTTAAAGGAAACACCATTCTGGACTTCTACAGAAGCGCTGGAGTCCGAATCATTGCCGGCACATTTAATTATTTATGGCGCATCAGTGGTGGCGCTTGAACTGGCTCAGGCATTTTTGCGTTTGGGATCGAATGTTACGCTTATAGCTCGCTCTACATTGTTATCAAGTGAAGATCCGGCAATAGGGACGGCTTTGCAAGCGATTCTAGTTGCAGAAGGTATGCGTATTTTGCTGCATACTGAGATGAAAAGCGTGATCCATGATGGCAAAGTATTTCATGTTGATCTTGGCGATGAACAAATCAGTAGCGACAGGTTGTTAATAGCTGCCGGCCGTGTACCGAATACCGATTCCCTTGACCTTAATTTGGTTGGTATTGCAACCGATGCCAAAGGCGCTATTGAAATTAATGACTATATGCGTACATCAGTGGCGAACGTCTATGCAGCCGGGGATTGCACTAACAAGCCGCAATTTGTCTATGTGGCTGCAGCAGCAGGTACGCGCGCGGCCATCAATATGACTGGCGGAGATGCGGCCCTGGATTTATCCGTTATGCCCACTGTTGTATTTACTGACCCACAGGTTGCTTCAGTAGGTTTAAACGAAGCCGCAGCATTAGCGCAAGGAATTGAAACCGATAGCCGTACCTTGAAAATGGAAAACGTTCCAAGGGCGCTGGCAAATTTTGATACCCGAGGGTTAATCAAGCTGGTAGTGGAAGCGAAATCAGGGAAGCTGATCGGCGCGCAAGTGCTGGCAGCCGAAGGTGGTGAAATCATTCAGACTGCTGCACTGGCCATTCGTAATCAAATGACTTATCAACAATTGGCAGACCAATTGTTCCCCTATTTAACTATGGTGGAAGGGTTGAAGCTATGCGCGCAGACTTTTACAAAAGATGTGACGCAATTATCGTGTTGTGCAGGGTAG
- the merP gene encoding mercury resistance system periplasmic binding protein MerP has product MNTRLFGFAVLLSSFLFTPVAYSATQTVTLGVPDMYCEVCPITVKKSLVKVPGVSKVNVSLESKEAVVTFDDAKTNVSLLMDATKNAGYPSTVKPPRGK; this is encoded by the coding sequence ATGAACACACGTTTATTTGGTTTTGCAGTTTTGTTATCCAGTTTTCTTTTTACACCCGTTGCTTATTCGGCGACTCAGACCGTTACTTTAGGTGTGCCTGATATGTACTGTGAGGTATGTCCGATTACGGTTAAAAAATCATTGGTGAAAGTGCCGGGCGTTTCAAAGGTTAATGTATCTTTAGAATCAAAAGAAGCCGTTGTTACTTTTGATGATGCAAAAACCAATGTGAGTCTATTAATGGATGCCACAAAAAATGCTGGCTACCCATCTACAGTTAAGCCACCCAGAGGGAAGTGA
- a CDS encoding mercuric ion transporter MerT — protein sequence MTKNKSSLHTLMAGLAAGIAASLCCLGPLVLVMLGVGGAWVSKLSVLEPYRPYFLAVALIFLFLAYRQIYKAPAAAACEPGSLCALPHTNRIYKWLLWLVAAFIGFSMVFPYFASLFY from the coding sequence GTGACCAAAAATAAAAGCAGTTTACACACACTGATGGCTGGCCTTGCCGCAGGTATTGCCGCATCTCTTTGTTGTCTCGGCCCCTTAGTACTGGTGATGTTAGGCGTTGGTGGTGCGTGGGTTTCCAAGCTGTCTGTGCTGGAACCTTATAGGCCTTATTTTCTGGCTGTCGCGCTGATTTTTTTGTTTCTTGCATATCGTCAGATTTATAAAGCGCCGGCTGCTGCAGCGTGCGAGCCTGGTTCGCTTTGCGCCTTGCCCCATACAAATCGTATTTATAAATGGTTGTTGTGGTTAGTTGCTGCTTTCATAGGCTTCAGTATGGTTTTTCCTTATTTTGCTTCTTTATTTTATTAA
- a CDS encoding methyltransferase family protein, producing MRHAGTSASHSKPSASLTIHGPFRFSRNPIYVAMTGMYLGAVFLVNAIWPLLLLIPLLILMHWFVIVKEERYLTQKFGQTYFEYKSDVRRWL from the coding sequence ATGCGGCACGCGGGGACCAGCGCCAGCCACAGCAAACCATCGGCTTCTCTCACAATCCACGGACCATTCCGCTTTTCGCGCAACCCAATTTATGTAGCGATGACAGGAATGTATCTCGGTGCAGTTTTTTTGGTTAACGCTATCTGGCCACTGTTACTTCTCATCCCCTTACTCATTCTCATGCACTGGTTTGTTATTGTTAAAGAGGAACGTTATTTGACCCAGAAGTTTGGACAAACCTATTTTGAATATAAATCAGATGTGAGGCGATGGTTATAG
- a CDS encoding DUF3465 domain-containing protein — protein MKNILLIALAILAGYTIYSGQHEPTSNGTSPSITAQRADQSNAAITKAFANHESNLQVSGQGIVAKLLPDDNSGSRHQKFILKLSTGQSLLVAHNIDLAPKINSLSKGDTVEFYGEYEWNAKGGVLHWTHKDPNGSHVAGWLQHQGQKYQ, from the coding sequence ATGAAAAATATCTTGCTCATTGCTTTGGCTATTTTAGCCGGCTACACAATTTATTCTGGTCAACACGAACCCACATCAAACGGCACATCACCTTCAATAACGGCTCAACGTGCTGATCAATCCAATGCAGCCATCACCAAAGCATTTGCAAATCATGAAAGTAACTTGCAAGTGTCAGGTCAGGGTATCGTCGCTAAACTTTTGCCAGACGATAATAGCGGCAGCAGGCATCAAAAATTCATTCTTAAGCTATCAACCGGGCAATCTCTTTTGGTTGCACACAATATTGATCTTGCGCCTAAAATCAACTCCCTCAGCAAAGGGGACACTGTTGAGTTTTATGGTGAATATGAATGGAATGCAAAAGGTGGCGTGTTACATTGGACGCATAAAGACCCTAATGGCTCTCACGTCGCAGGATGGTTGCAACACCAAGGCCAGAAATATCAATGA
- a CDS encoding VOC family protein yields MRARITVITIGVDDLELSLQFYRDGLGFKTDGIVGKEFEQGAVVFLELQNSLKLALWPRKSISHDTGLPQTNPNPAEFTLGHNVSSKAEVDEVMVKAKNAGAVIVKPAQETFWGGYAGYFQDPDKHLWEVVWNPQW; encoded by the coding sequence ATGCGTGCACGTATTACAGTCATTACAATTGGCGTTGACGATTTAGAACTTTCGTTACAGTTTTATCGTGACGGTCTTGGTTTTAAAACAGATGGCATTGTTGGTAAAGAATTTGAACAGGGTGCGGTCGTCTTTCTTGAATTACAGAACAGCTTGAAACTCGCTCTCTGGCCGCGCAAAAGCATTTCACATGATACTGGCCTCCCCCAAACCAATCCGAACCCTGCAGAATTCACGCTTGGACATAACGTTTCATCCAAAGCAGAAGTGGATGAAGTCATGGTAAAAGCAAAAAATGCCGGAGCTGTTATAGTAAAACCAGCTCAGGAAACTTTCTGGGGTGGTTATGCTGGGTACTTTCAGGATCCTGATAAGCATCTTTGGGAGGTTGTATGGAATCCTCAATGGTAG
- a CDS encoding cation:proton antiporter, translating into MDYLPIWPLDITPLMAFGLMLIIGAIGGYAAHHFSWLPSITGFMIVGFICGPSGIGLLSQHTIVESRILIDIALALILYRLGLSLDIKLLWRFPGLLFTSLVESAATFGLVAYVLHLFGIPFLLSLLVAAITISSSPAVLLHVAHEVGAKGVITESTKTLVALNNLFSFVAFSAILPALHYSAGSDQTTIIMQPLYSFFGSLVVGTILAFILHIVATKTHEASQYKLALVIGTIMVAVALAYELKLSMLFICLTIGIVVKSMEREKVVSKLEFGASFELFFIVLFVFAGAGLHLHEIIEFAPAVLALVLVRTLAKVIGVTAMSSLLKKPFRTGMSSGLLLLPMAGLAIGLVLTTSSLFPQHASTIAAIVFGAVTVFETIGPPIATLAFRFSGEAGRAHKKNTNNSGKPESTPVNNIETTTKPDLV; encoded by the coding sequence ATGGATTATTTACCAATCTGGCCACTGGATATCACGCCACTGATGGCTTTTGGCTTAATGCTAATTATTGGCGCCATCGGGGGCTATGCAGCGCATCATTTCTCCTGGCTGCCAAGTATTACCGGTTTCATGATTGTTGGCTTCATTTGCGGACCCAGTGGTATAGGACTACTGAGTCAGCATACGATCGTCGAGTCGCGAATTCTGATAGATATTGCGTTAGCCCTTATTCTCTATCGCCTCGGATTATCGCTGGATATCAAACTGCTTTGGCGCTTCCCTGGGCTATTATTTACGTCGTTAGTTGAAAGCGCAGCCACTTTCGGACTGGTTGCTTACGTGTTGCACCTGTTTGGCATCCCCTTTTTATTATCCCTGCTGGTAGCCGCCATTACCATTTCATCTTCCCCGGCAGTGCTCTTGCACGTTGCACATGAAGTAGGCGCCAAAGGGGTAATTACAGAATCTACCAAGACACTGGTAGCACTGAACAATCTGTTTTCTTTCGTGGCATTTTCCGCCATTTTGCCCGCTTTGCACTATTCAGCGGGGTCCGACCAAACGACCATTATCATGCAGCCTTTATACAGCTTTTTCGGTTCGTTAGTTGTCGGAACCATACTGGCTTTTATCTTGCACATCGTAGCTACAAAAACGCACGAGGCTTCGCAATACAAACTTGCGCTGGTTATCGGCACCATAATGGTTGCAGTTGCGTTGGCTTATGAACTCAAGCTCTCCATGCTTTTCATCTGCCTGACTATTGGTATCGTGGTAAAAAGTATGGAACGGGAGAAAGTGGTTTCAAAGCTTGAATTTGGCGCTTCATTCGAACTGTTTTTTATCGTGTTGTTTGTTTTTGCCGGTGCAGGACTGCACTTGCATGAAATCATCGAGTTCGCTCCTGCGGTATTAGCACTGGTGCTGGTCCGTACTCTGGCAAAAGTCATTGGCGTGACAGCCATGTCGTCTCTACTCAAGAAGCCTTTCCGCACGGGCATGTCGAGTGGCCTCCTTCTTCTGCCCATGGCTGGGCTTGCAATTGGCCTGGTTCTTACCACAAGCAGCCTGTTCCCTCAGCATGCTTCGACCATTGCAGCCATTGTCTTTGGTGCAGTCACCGTATTTGAAACAATCGGCCCACCAATTGCCACTCTGGCATTTCGGTTTTCCGGTGAGGCTGGCAGAGCACACAAAAAAAATACCAACAATTCTGGCAAACCAGAATCAACCCCAGTCAACAATATTGAAACGACGACAAAGCCAGATTTGGTATAA